A genomic region of Pseudomonas frederiksbergensis contains the following coding sequences:
- a CDS encoding DUF2333 family protein: MLDWKNRTGSAPERAAEPKSATRSYLGGLLFSRALATLLGLYLLVTIALGIYWSQEPALFPVQQNAQMAAEKEGKQMVVGYATVETLKTVAGTLLHKPGGYISNDRFPPGLWLDNMPHWEYGVLVQVRDLTRAMRKDFARSQSQSAEDADLAKAEPRFNFDNKSWMLPSSESEYQEGINSLSRYQARLSDPSQKNAQFYARADNLNNWLGDVATRLGSLSQRLSASVGRVKLNTALKTETLAPGQVPVVEEELVQTPRLQIADVFYEARGQAWALSHLLRAIEVDFADVLAKKNATVSVRQIIRELEASQATVWSPIILNGSGFGLLANHSLVMANYISRANAAVIDLRQLLNQG; the protein is encoded by the coding sequence ATGCTGGACTGGAAGAACCGCACAGGCAGCGCGCCTGAACGTGCTGCCGAACCCAAGTCGGCAACCCGCAGTTATTTAGGTGGCCTGCTGTTCAGCCGAGCGCTGGCCACACTGCTCGGTCTGTACTTGCTGGTGACTATCGCGCTGGGTATCTACTGGAGCCAAGAGCCGGCCCTGTTCCCGGTTCAGCAGAACGCACAAATGGCCGCCGAGAAGGAAGGCAAACAGATGGTCGTCGGGTACGCCACGGTGGAAACCCTCAAGACCGTCGCCGGAACCTTGCTGCACAAGCCGGGTGGCTATATTTCCAACGACCGTTTCCCGCCGGGCCTGTGGCTGGACAACATGCCGCACTGGGAATATGGCGTGCTGGTACAGGTTCGTGACCTGACCCGCGCCATGCGTAAAGACTTCGCCCGTTCGCAATCGCAATCCGCTGAAGACGCCGATCTGGCCAAGGCCGAGCCGCGCTTCAACTTCGACAACAAGAGCTGGATGCTGCCGTCCAGCGAGTCGGAATACCAGGAAGGTATCAATTCCCTGAGCCGCTACCAGGCTCGCCTGTCGGATCCCTCGCAAAAGAATGCGCAGTTCTACGCGCGTGCCGACAACCTGAACAACTGGCTGGGTGATGTCGCAACCCGTCTGGGCTCGCTGTCGCAACGTCTGTCGGCCAGCGTCGGTCGGGTCAAGCTCAACACCGCACTGAAAACCGAAACCCTGGCGCCAGGTCAGGTGCCGGTGGTTGAGGAAGAGCTGGTACAAACCCCTCGGCTGCAGATCGCCGACGTGTTCTACGAAGCGCGGGGCCAGGCTTGGGCACTGTCGCACTTGCTGCGTGCCATAGAAGTCGATTTCGCCGACGTGCTGGCGAAGAAAAACGCCACCGTGAGCGTGCGTCAGATCATTCGTGAGCTGGAAGCGTCTCAGGCAACCGTCTGGAGCCCGATCATTCTCAACGGCAGCGGTTTCGGGCTTTTGGCCAACCACTCGTTGGTCATGGCCAACTACATCTCGCGGGCCAACGCGGCGGTTATCGACTTGCGTCAATTGCTCAATCAGGGCTAA
- a CDS encoding response regulator, with protein sequence MTEPEDPSRERLKHHFAQRVIHQARQILEIWQRLQRCEWSGADLAELSEANLRLLRFAERFEQPEHTHLAHSISCSLAAVDANRGRLSSGLITDLNRLMQRLSRTGLRHGDQLEQTLLPPLRKPIYVMLQDHDRAERLAKQLDFFGLSAQSLDSVAAFRASMVERLPAAIVMDVDFSGPGMGLQLAAEAQEGLEHKLPLLFFSLLETDTPTRLAAVRAGGQEFLTGTLEASSLLEKIEVLTCVAQYEPYKVLIIDDSRAQALHTERLLNSAGIVTRTLIEPIQAMAELADFQPDLIILDMYMPACTGTELAKVIRHNDRYVSVPIIYLSAEDDLDKQLDAMSEGGDDFLTKPIKPRHLITTVRNRAARARNLKARMVRDSLTGLYNHTHILQLLEDCSFRARRENKPLSFAMLDIDHFKRVNDSHGHPMGDRVIKSLALFLKQRLRKTDFIGRYGGEEFAIVMPDTDLESACKVLDEIRQRFAEIHYPAQPQDLWCTFSAGVVDLHEDSDSLMMASQADEALYRAKDAGRNRVQAARPSSQSATFSPESTDSVITL encoded by the coding sequence ATGACCGAGCCAGAAGACCCCAGCCGTGAGCGCCTCAAGCACCACTTTGCCCAGCGGGTAATTCATCAAGCACGTCAGATTCTTGAGATATGGCAGCGCCTGCAACGCTGTGAATGGTCTGGCGCCGACCTGGCAGAGCTGAGTGAAGCGAACCTGCGCCTGCTGCGTTTCGCCGAGCGCTTCGAACAGCCCGAACACACCCATCTGGCGCACAGCATCAGTTGTTCGCTGGCGGCCGTCGATGCCAATCGCGGACGCCTGAGCAGCGGGCTGATCACCGATCTCAATCGCCTGATGCAGCGCCTGTCGCGCACCGGCCTGCGGCATGGCGATCAGCTCGAACAAACCTTACTACCGCCACTGCGCAAGCCAATCTACGTGATGCTGCAAGATCACGACCGCGCCGAGCGACTGGCCAAACAACTCGATTTTTTCGGTCTCAGCGCGCAGTCGCTGGACAGCGTGGCGGCGTTTCGCGCCTCGATGGTCGAGCGGCTGCCGGCAGCGATTGTCATGGATGTCGACTTCAGCGGCCCCGGCATGGGCCTGCAATTGGCAGCCGAAGCTCAAGAAGGTCTGGAGCACAAACTGCCGCTGCTTTTTTTCAGCCTGCTGGAAACCGACACACCGACCCGTCTCGCGGCCGTACGCGCTGGCGGTCAGGAGTTTCTGACCGGCACCCTCGAAGCGTCGAGCCTGCTGGAAAAGATCGAAGTGCTGACCTGCGTTGCCCAGTACGAACCTTATAAAGTGCTGATCATCGACGACTCCCGTGCCCAGGCCCTGCACACCGAGCGCCTGCTCAACAGCGCCGGGATCGTCACCCGTACCTTGATCGAGCCGATTCAGGCAATGGCCGAGCTGGCGGATTTCCAGCCGGACCTGATCATCCTCGACATGTACATGCCGGCCTGCACCGGCACCGAACTGGCCAAAGTGATCCGTCACAATGACCGTTACGTCAGCGTGCCAATCATCTACTTATCGGCCGAAGACGACCTGGACAAGCAGCTCGACGCCATGAGCGAAGGTGGCGACGACTTCCTGACCAAGCCGATCAAGCCACGACACCTGATCACCACCGTGCGCAACCGTGCAGCCCGGGCGCGCAACCTCAAGGCGCGAATGGTTCGTGACAGCCTGACCGGTCTCTATAACCACACCCATATTCTGCAATTGCTCGAAGACTGCAGCTTCCGCGCCCGCCGCGAGAACAAGCCATTGAGCTTTGCGATGCTCGATATTGATCATTTCAAGCGGGTCAACGACAGCCACGGCCACCCCATGGGCGACCGGGTCATCAAGAGCCTGGCACTGTTTCTCAAGCAACGCCTGCGCAAGACCGACTTCATTGGCCGTTATGGCGGCGAAGAGTTCGCCATCGTGATGCCGGACACCGATCTCGAATCGGCCTGTAAAGTGCTCGATGAAATCCGCCAGCGCTTTGCCGAGATCCACTATCCGGCCCAGCCGCAAGACCTCTGGTGCACCTTCAGTGCCGGCGTGGTAGACCTGCACGAAGATTCCGACAGCCTGATGATGGCCAGCCAGGCGGACGAGGCGCTGTACCGCGCCAAGGACGCCGGACGCAATCGCGTTCAAGCGGCGCGACCGTCAAGTCAAAGTGCCACTTTTTCACCTGAATCCACCGATTCGGTCATAACCCTGTAA
- the speA gene encoding arginine decarboxylase: MSVRRTRKDDGSQWTVADSRSVYGIRHWGAGYFAISDAGRVEVRPNGPSSSPIDLFEQVAQLRKSGLSLPLLVRFPDILQDRVRQLTGAFDANIERLEYQSKYTALYPIKVNQQEAVIENIIATQNVSIGLEAGSKPELLAVLALAPKGGTIVCNGYKDREFIRLALMGQKLGHNVFIVIEKESEVGLVIEEAASLKVKPQVGLRVRLSSLASSKWADTGGEKSKFGLSAAQLLSVVERFRAAGLDQGIRLLHFHMGSQIANLADYQHGFKEAIRYYGELRNLGLPVDHIDVGGGLGVDYDGTHSRNASSINYDMDDYAGVVVGMLKEFCDAQNLPHPNIFSESGRSLTAHHAILVVQVTDVEKHNDDVPMIENKEELPETVQWLVDLLGPTDIEMVTETYWRATHYMSDIASQYADGKLTLAEKALAEQCYFAVCRRLHNSLKARQRSHRQVLDELNDKLADKYICNFSVFQSLPDTWAIGQVLPILPLHRLDEEPMRRAVLQDLTCDSDGKIKQYVDEQSIETSLPVHGLNDGEDYLLGIFLVGAYQEILGDMHNLFGDTDSVNIYQNADGSVYHAGIETHDTIEDMLRYVHLSPEELMTHYRDKVASARISATERTQYLDALRLGLTRSSYLSS, encoded by the coding sequence ATGTCCGTACGACGCACACGCAAAGACGATGGCAGCCAATGGACAGTTGCGGACAGCCGCAGTGTTTACGGGATTCGCCATTGGGGGGCCGGGTATTTCGCGATCAGTGACGCCGGTCGCGTAGAAGTTCGTCCGAACGGTCCGAGCAGCTCGCCTATCGATCTGTTCGAGCAAGTCGCACAGCTGCGCAAAAGCGGCCTGTCCCTGCCTCTGTTGGTGCGCTTCCCGGACATCCTGCAAGACCGCGTCCGTCAGCTGACCGGCGCCTTTGATGCGAACATCGAGCGTTTGGAATACCAGAGCAAGTACACCGCGCTGTACCCGATCAAGGTTAACCAGCAGGAAGCGGTGATCGAGAACATCATCGCCACCCAGAACGTGTCCATCGGTCTGGAAGCCGGTTCCAAGCCGGAACTGCTGGCCGTGCTGGCCCTGGCGCCGAAGGGCGGCACCATCGTCTGCAACGGTTACAAGGACCGTGAGTTCATTCGTCTGGCACTGATGGGCCAGAAGTTGGGCCACAACGTGTTCATCGTGATCGAGAAAGAATCCGAAGTCGGCCTGGTGATCGAAGAGGCTGCCTCGCTGAAGGTCAAGCCTCAAGTCGGCCTGCGGGTTCGCCTGTCGTCCCTGGCCTCGAGCAAATGGGCTGACACGGGCGGCGAAAAATCCAAGTTCGGGCTGTCTGCTGCCCAGTTGCTGTCGGTGGTCGAACGTTTCCGTGCGGCGGGTCTGGATCAGGGCATTCGTTTGCTGCACTTCCACATGGGCTCGCAGATCGCCAACCTGGCGGACTACCAGCACGGCTTCAAGGAAGCGATCCGTTACTACGGCGAACTGCGCAACCTTGGCCTGCCAGTGGATCACATCGACGTTGGCGGTGGCCTGGGTGTCGACTACGACGGTACCCACTCGCGTAACGCCAGCTCGATCAACTACGACATGGACGATTACGCCGGTGTTGTGGTCGGCATGCTCAAGGAATTCTGCGACGCGCAGAACCTGCCGCATCCGAACATCTTCTCCGAGAGTGGTCGTTCACTGACTGCTCACCACGCCATACTGGTGGTACAGGTCACCGACGTCGAGAAACACAACGACGACGTACCGATGATCGAGAACAAGGAAGAGCTGCCGGAAACCGTGCAATGGCTGGTAGACCTGCTCGGCCCGACCGACATCGAGATGGTCACCGAAACCTACTGGCGCGCCACTCACTACATGAGCGACATCGCTTCTCAGTACGCCGATGGCAAGCTGACCCTGGCCGAGAAAGCCCTGGCCGAGCAATGCTACTTCGCCGTCTGCCGTCGCCTGCACAACTCGTTGAAAGCTCGTCAGCGCTCGCACCGTCAGGTGCTCGACGAACTCAACGACAAGCTGGCCGACAAATACATCTGCAATTTCTCGGTCTTCCAGAGCCTGCCGGACACCTGGGCCATCGGCCAGGTCCTGCCGATTCTGCCGCTGCACCGTCTTGATGAAGAGCCGATGCGCCGTGCTGTGCTGCAAGACCTGACCTGCGATTCCGACGGCAAGATCAAGCAGTACGTCGACGAGCAAAGCATCGAAACCAGCCTGCCGGTACACGGGCTGAACGATGGCGAAGACTACCTGTTGGGGATCTTCCTGGTGGGGGCTTACCAGGAAATTCTTGGCGACATGCATAACCTGTTCGGTGACACCGACTCGGTGAACATCTACCAGAATGCCGATGGCAGCGTTTACCACGCTGGTATCGAAACCCACGACACCATTGAAGACATGCTGCGTTACGTGCACTTGTCGCCGGAAGAGCTGATGACGCACTACCGCGACAAGGTGGCCAGCGCCCGGATCAGCGCCACTGAGCGTACCCAGTACCTCGATGCCTTGCGCCTGGGTCTGACTCGCTCGTCTTACCTGTCTTCTTGA
- the accC gene encoding acetyl-CoA carboxylase biotin carboxylase subunit — protein MLKPAKLEKVLIANRGEIALRILRACKEMGIKTVAVYSTADKELMHLGLADESVCIGPASAAKSYLHIPAIIAAAEVTGATAIHPGYGFLAENADFAEQVENSGFAFIGPKAETIRLMGDKVSAKHAMIAAGVPTVPGSDGPLPEDEETALRIGREVGYPVIIKAAGGGGGRGMRVVHKEEDLISSAKLTRSEAGAAFGNPMVYLEKFLTNPRHVEVQVLSDGQGHAIHLGDRDCSLQRRHQKVLEEAPAPGIDEKARQEVFARCVKACIDIGYRGAGTFEFLYENGSFYFIEMNTRVQVEHPVSEMVTGIDIVKEMLSIAAGNPLSFTQDDVVIRGHALECRINAEDPKTFMPSPGTVKHFHAPGGNGVRVDSHLYSGYAVPPNYDSLIGKLITYGATREEAMARMRNALDEIVVDGIKTNIPLHRDLTRDEGFCKGGVNIHYLEHKLAGQH, from the coding sequence ATGTTGAAACCTGCGAAGTTGGAAAAAGTTCTGATCGCCAACCGCGGTGAAATCGCCCTGCGGATCCTGCGTGCCTGCAAAGAGATGGGCATCAAGACCGTCGCCGTTTATTCCACGGCTGACAAAGAGCTGATGCACCTCGGCCTGGCGGACGAATCCGTCTGCATCGGTCCGGCATCGGCTGCAAAGTCTTACCTGCACATCCCGGCGATCATCGCCGCTGCCGAAGTGACCGGCGCCACCGCCATTCACCCAGGCTACGGTTTCCTCGCGGAAAACGCCGACTTTGCCGAACAGGTAGAAAACTCCGGCTTCGCCTTCATCGGCCCGAAAGCTGAAACCATCCGCCTGATGGGCGACAAGGTTTCGGCCAAGCACGCCATGATCGCTGCCGGCGTACCAACCGTTCCGGGTTCCGACGGCCCGCTGCCGGAAGACGAAGAAACCGCTCTGCGCATTGGTCGCGAAGTTGGCTACCCGGTGATCATCAAAGCCGCTGGCGGCGGTGGTGGTCGTGGCATGCGCGTTGTGCACAAAGAAGAAGACCTGATCTCCTCGGCAAAACTGACCCGCTCCGAAGCAGGCGCGGCGTTCGGCAACCCGATGGTCTATCTGGAAAAATTCCTGACCAACCCACGTCACGTGGAAGTTCAGGTACTTTCCGATGGCCAGGGCCATGCCATCCATCTGGGTGACCGCGATTGCTCGCTGCAACGTCGCCACCAGAAGGTTCTTGAAGAAGCGCCGGCACCGGGCATCGACGAGAAGGCTCGCCAGGAAGTTTTCGCTCGCTGCGTCAAGGCGTGCATCGACATCGGTTACCGTGGCGCAGGCACTTTCGAGTTCCTGTACGAAAACGGCAGCTTCTACTTCATCGAGATGAACACTCGTGTCCAGGTAGAGCACCCGGTTTCGGAAATGGTCACCGGTATCGACATCGTCAAGGAGATGCTCAGCATCGCCGCCGGCAACCCGCTGTCGTTCACCCAGGATGACGTGGTCATCCGCGGTCACGCACTGGAATGCCGGATCAACGCCGAAGACCCAAAAACCTTCATGCCAAGCCCAGGCACGGTCAAGCATTTCCATGCGCCGGGTGGCAACGGTGTGCGGGTTGATTCGCACCTGTACAGCGGCTATGCAGTTCCGCCGAACTACGATTCGCTGATCGGCAAACTGATCACTTACGGGGCAACTCGTGAAGAAGCCATGGCGCGCATGCGCAATGCGCTGGACGAAATCGTGGTCGACGGGATCAAGACCAACATCCCGCTGCACCGCGATCTGACCCGCGATGAAGGCTTCTGCAAAGGTGGAGTCAACATCCACTACCTGGAACACAAGCTGGCTGGCCAGCATTAA
- the accB gene encoding acetyl-CoA carboxylase biotin carboxyl carrier protein: MDIRKVKKLIELLEESGIDELEIKEGEESVRISRHSKTPAQQYYAPAPMHAPAPVAAAAPAAAAAPAAPAAPVLNGNVARSPMVGTFYRKSSPSSPSFVEVGQSVKKGDTLCIVEAMKMMNHIEAETSGVIESILVEDGQPVEYDQPLFTIV, encoded by the coding sequence ATGGATATCCGTAAAGTTAAGAAACTGATCGAACTGCTGGAAGAGTCCGGCATCGACGAGCTCGAGATCAAGGAAGGCGAAGAGTCCGTACGTATCAGCCGCCACAGCAAAACCCCGGCTCAGCAGTACTACGCTCCTGCGCCAATGCACGCTCCGGCACCTGTCGCTGCTGCCGCGCCTGCTGCCGCCGCTGCACCTGCCGCTCCTGCCGCGCCAGTGCTGAACGGCAACGTTGCCCGTTCGCCGATGGTTGGCACCTTCTATCGCAAATCTTCGCCGTCCTCGCCGTCCTTCGTTGAAGTTGGCCAGAGCGTGAAGAAAGGCGACACCCTGTGCATCGTTGAAGCCATGAAGATGATGAACCACATCGAAGCTGAAACCAGCGGTGTGATCGAATCCATCCTCGTCGAAGACGGCCAGCCGGTTGAGTACGACCAACCGCTGTTCACCATCGTTTGA
- a CDS encoding NUDIX hydrolase, with the protein MVDTFNEAAHRAASDAEHIAWVDEQDNLLGSLVRSDLRERGLIGRGTYIMLFNSAGELCVHQRTFSKAIYPGFWDVAAGGMVLATETYAESAARELEEELGVSGVELTAHDHFFFEDTGNRLWCSAFSAVWDGPLILQPEEVLQARFIPIEQVMQEIEQKPYCPDSLAALKRYLSARGGDVAKDL; encoded by the coding sequence ATGGTCGATACCTTCAATGAGGCTGCGCACCGCGCAGCCTCAGACGCCGAACACATCGCCTGGGTCGACGAGCAGGACAACCTGCTCGGTTCGCTGGTGCGCTCGGACTTGCGCGAGCGCGGGCTGATCGGACGCGGCACGTACATCATGCTGTTCAACTCGGCCGGTGAACTGTGCGTGCATCAGCGTACGTTCAGCAAAGCCATTTATCCGGGGTTCTGGGATGTGGCGGCGGGCGGCATGGTATTGGCGACCGAAACCTACGCCGAATCGGCAGCCCGTGAACTGGAAGAAGAATTGGGCGTCAGTGGGGTCGAACTGACCGCCCATGATCATTTTTTCTTTGAAGACACCGGTAACCGCCTGTGGTGTTCGGCGTTTTCGGCGGTCTGGGACGGACCGTTGATTCTGCAGCCGGAGGAAGTGCTTCAGGCCCGCTTTATTCCCATCGAACAGGTGATGCAGGAAATCGAGCAAAAGCCTTATTGCCCGGACTCTCTGGCGGCGTTGAAGCGCTATCTGAGCGCGCGGGGGGGCGACGTCGCAAAAGATCTATAA
- a CDS encoding translation initiation factor Sui1, whose protein sequence is MAKKAASFAALGGLVFSTDAGRHCPDCSQPVAACICKQTVIPAGDGIARVRRESKGRGGKTVTTISGVPLAIDALQDLATTLKKRCGTGGALKDGIIEIQGDHVELLLAELIKHGFKAKKSGG, encoded by the coding sequence GTGGCCAAAAAAGCCGCATCCTTCGCCGCCCTTGGTGGCCTGGTATTTTCCACCGACGCAGGTCGACATTGCCCGGACTGTAGCCAGCCGGTGGCAGCCTGCATCTGCAAACAAACCGTTATCCCGGCCGGCGACGGAATCGCGCGCGTGCGCCGTGAAAGCAAGGGCCGGGGCGGCAAGACGGTGACCACCATCAGCGGCGTACCGCTGGCCATCGATGCGCTCCAGGATCTCGCCACGACGTTGAAGAAACGTTGCGGCACAGGTGGCGCGTTGAAGGACGGGATCATCGAAATCCAGGGCGATCATGTCGAGCTACTCTTGGCAGAGCTGATCAAACACGGTTTCAAAGCGAAGAAATCTGGCGGCTAG
- a CDS encoding methyl-accepting chemotaxis protein produces the protein MIGLILLIAVLIDTLQRRLARVLTNLAPALSTWAEGDFSRDIQIGATNRELHDIQESLNRLRAYLVDLVGAIRLNAEQVAGSSRVLAELSNDLHSGAEHQAGDTALIRDSLGELEATIQQVADDASQAADASRHAGLAVEHGQKVIGLSLTGLHALVGEVQGNAQMIEHLAEESATIGGVLTVIRSIADQTNLLALNAAIEAARAGEMGRGFAVVAEEVRSLAQRTAGATAEIQTLIAGLQLAARHSVEGMRAQVEHAEATANQAQAADGALDKIVGAIQTIADTAVRIADVTAQQSGAVSEIRDHSERIHQLGGDNLVRIGEGRSQGENLLVLGGQLHTAVQAFRV, from the coding sequence ATGATCGGTTTGATCCTGCTGATCGCGGTGCTCATCGACACCTTGCAACGACGTCTCGCCCGGGTGCTGACCAACCTCGCGCCAGCGCTGTCGACCTGGGCGGAAGGCGACTTCAGCCGGGACATCCAGATCGGCGCGACCAACCGTGAGCTGCACGACATTCAAGAGTCGCTGAATCGCCTGCGCGCTTATCTGGTGGATCTGGTCGGGGCGATCCGTCTGAACGCCGAACAGGTGGCTGGCAGCAGCCGTGTGTTGGCCGAACTGAGCAACGACCTGCACAGCGGCGCCGAACACCAGGCCGGTGACACCGCGCTGATCCGCGATTCCCTTGGCGAGCTGGAAGCGACCATTCAGCAAGTCGCCGACGATGCCAGTCAGGCCGCCGATGCCAGCCGTCACGCCGGACTTGCGGTCGAGCACGGGCAAAAGGTCATTGGCTTGAGCCTGACCGGGCTGCACGCGCTGGTCGGCGAAGTCCAGGGCAACGCACAAATGATCGAGCATCTGGCCGAGGAGTCGGCCACCATCGGCGGCGTACTGACGGTGATTCGATCGATTGCCGATCAGACCAACCTCCTCGCCCTGAACGCCGCGATCGAAGCCGCCCGCGCCGGGGAAATGGGCCGCGGTTTTGCGGTGGTCGCCGAGGAGGTTCGTTCGCTGGCGCAACGCACCGCCGGTGCTACTGCCGAAATCCAGACCTTGATTGCCGGCCTGCAACTGGCCGCCCGACACTCGGTGGAAGGCATGCGCGCTCAGGTCGAACACGCCGAAGCCACCGCCAACCAGGCACAAGCGGCTGACGGCGCACTGGATAAAATCGTCGGGGCAATCCAGACCATTGCCGACACCGCCGTGCGCATCGCCGATGTGACGGCGCAGCAAAGCGGCGCTGTCAGTGAGATCCGTGATCACAGTGAGCGGATTCACCAGCTGGGCGGGGATAACCTGGTACGTATTGGCGAAGGTCGTAGCCAGGGCGAGAACCTGCTGGTGTTGGGCGGCCAGTTGCATACCGCCGTTCAAGCCTTCCGCGTCTGA
- a CDS encoding protein-disulfide reductase DsbD: MRRLLCLMLLVLVLPVNAAGLLDSRPSSTLGSINNSADFLPVREAFQLSLVESTPQSIKLRFVATEGYYLYRHRFQFRSEPADIGLGTAQLPSGEKKHDEYFGDVEVYHGILDVDLPRNSADQRGFTLAVTYQGCADKGLCYPPETERLTIDGAAITSHTSVAGWSWRELALFFLAGVGLTFTPCVLPMLPILSGVVLRGQVGGLRGFNLSLAYVLPMAACFAVLGALMGMFGAQLNLQARLQSAWVLVPFALFFAVFALAMFGVFELRLPHAISSRLDRIAGRTEGGSLWGAAVLGVVSSLLVSPCVSAPLAGALLYISASGDALGGALKLFVLGLGMGAPLLLVATGGAAWLPKSGPWLIYVKNAIGVLLLGLAVGLLSRVLPGQVTLLLIGLLAAGVGLFLGALEFVYKPPRKRLGQLLGMLLVFYGLACWYGAFSGQADPFSPISQPKVINAPGSSQAKNPSEWQTISTPAELNRVLAEAKSANTPLLLDWYADWCISCKVIEHEVLNESNVVERLKGYRLIRFDITASNAEQRALLDRYKLFGPPALMFFGKDGNERGDIRVIGEINAKDFAERVAKANDQI, translated from the coding sequence ATGCGCCGTCTGCTTTGCCTGATGCTGTTAGTGCTGGTTCTGCCGGTGAATGCCGCTGGCCTGCTGGACAGTCGTCCCAGTTCGACCCTGGGCTCGATCAATAACAGCGCCGACTTCCTGCCCGTGCGCGAAGCCTTTCAACTGAGTCTGGTAGAGAGCACGCCACAATCGATCAAACTGCGTTTCGTCGCCACCGAGGGTTACTACCTCTACCGGCATCGCTTCCAGTTTCGCAGCGAGCCCGCCGACATTGGCCTGGGCACCGCGCAACTGCCCTCAGGCGAAAAAAAGCACGATGAGTACTTCGGCGATGTCGAGGTCTACCACGGCATTCTCGACGTAGACCTGCCACGCAACAGCGCCGATCAGCGGGGTTTCACGCTGGCCGTCACCTACCAGGGCTGCGCCGATAAAGGCCTGTGTTATCCCCCGGAAACCGAACGCCTGACGATCGACGGTGCAGCCATTACCTCCCACACCAGTGTCGCGGGCTGGAGCTGGCGCGAACTGGCGCTGTTCTTCCTCGCAGGCGTAGGCCTGACCTTTACCCCTTGCGTGCTGCCGATGCTGCCGATCCTCTCCGGCGTGGTGTTGCGCGGCCAGGTCGGCGGGCTGCGTGGCTTTAATCTGTCGCTGGCCTACGTCTTGCCGATGGCCGCCTGTTTCGCCGTGCTCGGGGCGTTGATGGGAATGTTCGGCGCCCAGCTGAACCTTCAGGCACGCCTGCAATCAGCGTGGGTACTGGTGCCGTTTGCGTTGTTCTTCGCGGTGTTTGCCTTAGCGATGTTCGGGGTTTTCGAACTGAGGTTGCCCCATGCCATCAGCAGCCGTCTGGATCGAATCGCGGGGCGCACCGAAGGGGGCTCACTGTGGGGCGCAGCCGTGCTTGGGGTGGTGTCGAGCCTGCTGGTTTCGCCGTGCGTGTCCGCGCCTTTGGCCGGTGCACTGCTGTATATAAGCGCCAGCGGCGATGCGTTGGGTGGCGCACTGAAGCTGTTCGTTCTGGGCCTGGGGATGGGCGCGCCATTGTTGCTGGTCGCCACCGGCGGCGCGGCCTGGCTGCCGAAAAGCGGCCCGTGGCTGATCTACGTGAAAAACGCGATTGGCGTGTTGTTGCTGGGGTTGGCTGTCGGCTTGCTCAGCCGGGTATTGCCGGGACAAGTCACCTTGCTGCTGATCGGTTTGCTGGCGGCCGGGGTCGGACTGTTCCTCGGGGCGCTGGAGTTTGTCTATAAACCGCCGCGAAAACGCCTGGGCCAACTGCTCGGGATGCTCCTGGTGTTTTACGGGTTGGCTTGCTGGTACGGCGCCTTCAGCGGCCAGGCCGATCCGTTCAGTCCGATAAGCCAGCCAAAGGTCATCAACGCTCCTGGCAGCTCTCAAGCGAAAAACCCGAGTGAATGGCAGACCATCAGCACCCCGGCGGAACTCAATCGCGTGCTCGCCGAAGCAAAATCTGCCAACACCCCGCTGCTGCTCGACTGGTACGCCGACTGGTGCATCAGTTGCAAAGTCATCGAGCACGAAGTGCTTAACGAGAGCAACGTCGTCGAACGTCTTAAAGGCTATCGATTGATTCGCTTCGACATCACCGCCAGCAACGCCGAACAACGCGCCCTGCTCGACCGTTACAAGTTGTTTGGGCCACCGGCACTGATGTTTTTCGGCAAGGACGGCAATGAACGCGGCGATATACGGGTGATTGGCGAGATCAATGCAAAGGACTTCGCCGAACGTGTCGCCAAAGCGAATGACCAGATTTAA
- the aroQ gene encoding type II 3-dehydroquinate dehydratase, with protein MATLLVLHGPNLNLLGTREPGVYGAVTLAEINQDLEQRARNAGHHLLYLQSNAEYELIDRIHAARGEGVDFILINPAAFTHTSVALRDALLAVSIPFIEVHLSNVHKREPFRHHSYFSDVAVGVICGLGASGYRLALEAALEQLERQATA; from the coding sequence ATGGCGACCCTACTGGTACTGCACGGACCCAACCTGAACCTGCTCGGCACCCGCGAACCGGGCGTCTACGGGGCTGTGACCCTGGCCGAGATCAATCAGGATCTGGAACAGCGCGCGCGCAATGCTGGCCACCATCTGCTCTACCTGCAAAGCAACGCCGAGTATGAATTGATCGACCGCATTCACGCCGCTCGCGGCGAGGGTGTGGACTTCATTTTGATCAACCCAGCAGCTTTTACGCATACAAGTGTCGCATTACGTGACGCGCTGCTGGCGGTGAGCATCCCATTCATCGAAGTGCATTTGTCTAACGTGCACAAACGCGAACCTTTCCGCCATCACTCTTACTTCTCCGACGTTGCGGTGGGAGTGATCTGCGGCCTTGGCGCCAGCGGTTATCGACTGGCCCTGGAGGCCGCACTAGAGCAGCTTGAAAGACAGGCAACGGCTTGA